In Gossypium hirsutum isolate 1008001.06 chromosome A10, Gossypium_hirsutum_v2.1, whole genome shotgun sequence, the DNA window ttattaatcCATTGATGGTAGTTTTACATTATTAATCTATTGATGGTAGTTTATCTGGTATTTTTACATTATGCCGGTATTTCAAGGCAAATATACTAATCATTTTTGGCAATTGAAACAAGCTCTCTGTGTCATGTGCTTGATCATTGAATATTATGGTTTGAAGTGTTGAATATAATCTTTCATGGTTGAACTTGATTCGCAATTTTAACATCTTCTTGTGCTATCAATTCGCTGCTTGTAATAATGGGATAAACATATCTTTGTTAGATGTTGATTGTTCCTAAGTTGTTATTTCTGTTGCTTAATTCTTTTTACCgttttatggatttttttggTTGAATGATTTGCTATCATTCTTGTTATAATTTAGGTCGATGTTTCATGCAGCAATGTTGGATGCAAGACAATTTGGGAAGAGGTATGGCATGGCTCAGTGCACTAGGGATATAAGTAGAGCTGACTGCAACAATTGCTTGTATACTTAGCTAATGACATTTAGAGCCACAATTGGAAATAAGAGAGGATGGGAGGTGTATGGATCAAGTTGCAGTATCTGGTACCATGATTATCAGTTCTATTCAAACTTTTCCATCACTGCAAATGATGGTGAGTTGCCATCGACTTCAATCATTGTTATGTTTGTTTCAAGTGTCCACCACATAACTTTTATTAATTACTACAATCCTAATAATTACTACAATCCTTGAAATTATTTTGATACAAATGAAATTGAACCCTTTCTGTAATACTAAAACAGATGCAAGAAGATTGTACTTGCAAGGAGTTGCAATTGGCATAACAATGGCGGGTCTAGTGTTTATATTTTTGCCATATTCATTCATTTGTTATTCAATCATGTTGAGGTCAAGGCTACAGTTGACGGCCAACATGGTTAATTCGATTGATGCAGAAAGGTCAACaaaaaccatatatacatattcttgtGTAATTTACTTTCTTAGGTCACGGAATTTCttattgtaatttatttttttctctttgaatcTTTTCTTTGACACCATAtatcaatatttaatttgatgtataaaatataaaatataaagttaataGATACAAAATAAACTTAGTTAaacaataaaaagataataaattcttaaaaatgTATGTTTCATTTTAAGtagtttttatgaaatattttcaaaaaattttccaaacaacaaaaaatattgtACACATATACAAAAAAACcgtaaatttgaatatttaagcTGATTTAGACTAATACTGTTAAGATTTAATGTGGGTAAttaagaattcaaaatttaaaacaaatttttttgaacaatctcattataagttctgataATATAtgctcttaaaattttaaaacaagaaTATTAGCatagatattataaaaattaaaaacatccAATCTACTGTTATTTTTACATGAACGTTCTATCATCTACAAAGAAATAAGAGTATATGAAACCAAAATCATAAAGCTACAAAAATTTCATAGGATGTAAGACAGCCCAAAATTGAAAACCGGTGAGAACCAAAAAAATAGCCTATGCCCAAAGCACTGTCACGACCAAAAACAGCGTCAAAGCCAGCCCAAAACAAAATCCTACAATCACCATGGAAGCCTGGAGACATTTTGAATGGAATCAGATTAAGGAATAAAAAACTGGATCAGACCAACTGGTTAAACTGAATAAAATCAGGAACTAGTGGCCAGTCCTGTCCACTAGCTATAAAAACCGGATAAACGACGAACCAGCTCAAACTGTATATGGTACCGGTAAAACACCAGTTTTCTACATTTTGTTTGGTACATAATACAAATGGGGGAAGGGGAGATAACAATTATAGGGTTTAAACCCTAGTATTTGTAATTGATATGTATGGTTTTAATTTCTTAGTTTTATACTAAGGATACTAACGTTAAGCCAAATTCATTTTCTattaattaataactaattttataattttattttacattaaataagtgtttaaagtatttaaacattaaacaaaataagaaCATAAAACCGTTGAAGCTctgatctattttttaaaatattaaaatacatatgCTTGCTAACCTAACGAGATAAAGTCAGATACCTTTCCCTGAGATTCAAACTTTAATTTGAGAGTGAACCACGACAATCCTCTGTCTACAAATGGGGCAAGAGCAAGGGCCCTGCAATAAAAGCCCAACAAAGCATTAAATGGTTTTAGATGGAGAACAATTTACTTTAAAAAGTGTggagaaaagaaataaatttatttgattgATGGCTACCTAGGATTTTAAATGAAAATCCGCTGTAGTGATCTCATATTTACAGTTATAAGAGATGGATAGAACAGTTTTTGAACTTATGATCACTCAACAAGAAGCATCGAATAGATACACCCATGTTGCTTCAATTCTTCATTTTAGTTGAAATACTTGTGTTGGTCACATACTCGTATTCAACACACACACTCAAGTTTGAGTAACATAAGATATGACAAAGGCACAACTTGGCATAAGCTAGATTGTCGTAGGTTATTAAAATATAATCCACAGCACTAAGAATGTCCAAACCACTGTGTAGAAATGACCCATTTCTATAAGAGAGGTTCATCCCTCCCCCCACCCCCATCTCCAAAAAGACgtaaaatgaaagaatattttaaaaagttcCTTATGCTTTTATGTTCTGTGTATGTTCAGACAATGAtcttaaattttctttaactGAGCCAAAATACATGACATATAATTCGCTGCAATAGGAGCATGAAAGACCTGCACTTAACAGTGTAGAAGttgaacaaataaaataaatggatttaATTAAAACCAAATTACTTGCAATTGAGGACTAATCAGGAAGTATCAATTCTCTCAAAGATTCTGAACTAAATGATGTTTAAGGAGAGACATTGAAATTCTATCAACTCACCCGCCAGCTCTAACAAGCTTAGTCACTTGGCTTCCTGCCCAAACCATGGCCATAACCTTGAGAAATCTGCAAGGCAGGAGAATGCTCATATCATCTTTATTCTCATAAACAACGAAAAGGATGAGATATTACCTCTGAGCAGCTGCCATATAACCCATTCTACCAGGCACGGGGGCAACATAAAACCTTAAATGGAAGCAAAACCACTTCTTGTTACGTAACTACGTTATAAATGCATACGAGCACCTAAGTAGGATGACTAGATAAGAAACAGGAAACTTTTTCCATCATTACTCATGAAAAAACTGATGACAACAATGATGTATGGGAAATGGGAACCAGATACATTGAtgccttttttaaaatataatgttaGCCAAAATGTAGATGTACAAAAGAGTAACTTTGGTTTAGTGTGGCTCTTGTTAAATAGTTCCTATAAATGTTTATGCAACATGAAATCAGTCTGCCTCACAACAAAACCAAACATGGCAGATTAGATAATTAAGACACTGTGTCCTCAGTGAGTAGGAAAGGAATGATATaaatcaaatccaaataaaattttacatatgtCAACTGACTGGTGAATCAAAGTTATGAATGCTAAAAACTAATATTATAATAATGCAATATATATGCCAAATGAAATCAAACAAGGAAATCATGAGCTGACAATGAAGCAATAGTTTACTTACCAAACCAAGAGAAAGGTAATGAGGTAGTAAACTGTATTCAGGAGCCCATAAGACAACACCCCAGAAATTCCATATCGTCTCAACTTCTTCAACACACTGAGAACCGAAGAACAAGAACCAACAAAGAAATTAGCCCCACATATCCGCAACCCTCTTCATTTTATTAGACTTAAGGTTCATAAGTGCACAAAACAAAAGAAGTCAAGATGTCAAAGCATGGCATTGTGTATTGCTGCTGTTAAGATTAAAACAGCTCCTCCCAAGAGAAAATAGGTTATTTAGCATGGTTCTCATTTCTGGTGTAAATCTGTGTCATATGGTTAAATAATAATTGCATTTAGAGTGACATATCATttaaagagaaagagaaaaaagaagataCAGAATGAATAGAAATCTAGCATGGAAGGATTTATAGTTTAAAAGCACAGTTCGCTGCTATCCAACAACAGTGCTCCAGCCAAAgcaaaattaagaaattaatacAAGCATTCTTTATCAATCTACTCAAATCTAGAACAACAAAGTATTGCTATGCAAAACACAACAACAGAGATTTCGGGTGAATGGAAAAACATGTTGCTCAAATGCATGTATCAACTAGTTGGAGTCATTTCAAAATTAGTGATTATAATAATCTACGTTACTGGAACTCAAGGTGAGTTGCAATATGTATTTGATGCagaaataatcatttttttagaaGCTTTTTCATATATTCAGAGGATCATATTCTCATGTTCATATCCAAATTTTAGGAAAAGGAATAATTTGGGCAACATAAATGCAATAAACATtgtatttcaatcaaaattagtATAAACGGGagcaaacacaaataaataactaaataaaaagcACGTAGTAAATACTCTTTAGATGAAAAAAACGATTCTCCTTGACTAGCCTCACTCTTTCCAGCCGTCGAACCTTTACAtcgaacaaaaataaagaagttaaacaaaatcaaaaataaaagtatataaataagCAAAAATCCCTTTATTATTAAGTGTCTATTTACAAATTCCATACCCTCATTGTTCGTTGAATAATTGCCGTCATCAGTTGGGCCATAAACCTAGTAACCGCAGGCAAAAGAaagaatacaaattaaaaaattaacagaAGCCAAATAAgatgaattaaatttgaaatttaaacagATAACAAATCGAGCAGTAAAAGAAATTCCCAATTCAACAAATAGGTCattataattatgaaaatataaacacaaaataataaccAAATGGCGCTTACAATGTTGTTATCGCCGTTGATTGAGCAAGAGAGTTTCTTGGAATTCTGAGAGACAAGGCTTCTGGAATTGCGAATTCCAGAAATGCTTAAAAATGAAATCTCATTGAAACcctaaagaaaaaaatggaaattatATTGGTATAATTGGAGATTAATAAAATGAATAGAACAAAAAATagtggaaagaaaataaaggaaacgaagaaaagaaaatttacacGATGAGGGTCAGGGATGTGGAGGACGAAGTTGGGCGTGAGTTTGAGCGAGAAAGACATGGCTTTTTACGGTGGATAAAATGGCGGGATTATGACatttttatttggggattttaaataatgatatcatatcaaaataaattcatcaatttaactaaaaaattggaaatttttattaaatgatattaaaattattttaaagtggATGGAGATACTCTAAATGTATAAATCTTTAATTGTTCATCGTATCCAAGTTTTTgtcaaatatattaattaaattgaaatattttggttagttaattgaattaataaaaaattatatttttttatttttttattaaaataaatataaaacatataaaaaaccattactaaagtttaatttttttaataattcaaaaatatatattatatataatatattatctatttccattaatagttcaaaaaatatattgctaatataaaaagatatattatatataatatatattatttaattcggttaattttctgatttcgaactgaattaacagataatcaaaattttaaaaaagtattaaCCGACCTCTAACCGAACTAAATTCGACCaccaattaattaattgaattaaactggTTCGGtctattaatttagttttaaccGAGTTAACACCCCTAGATGCATGTTTGTTTTAAC includes these proteins:
- the LOC107896224 gene encoding uncharacterized protein, coding for MSFSLKLTPNFVLHIPDPHRGFNEISFLSISGIRNSRSLVSQNSKKLSCSINGDNNIVYGPTDDGNYSTNNEGSTAGKSEASQGESFFSSKDVLKKLRRYGISGVLSYGLLNTVYYLITFLLVWFYVAPVPGRMGYMAAAQRFLKVMAMVWAGSQVTKLVRAGGALALAPFVDRGLSWFTLKLKFESQGKASMVIVGFCFGLALTLFLVVTVLWA